In Brassica napus cultivar Da-Ae chromosome A3, Da-Ae, whole genome shotgun sequence, the sequence ttttatgtTCAACCCTAGATTATATCCAGTTCCTTGTATGAACATAAGGTACCAAATGATGTAGTACGAAGTTggcattttaaatataaagaataaatctacaaaatcattttaaatttggagtaaatgcaaagtttaaattgaatttagagtatacttttacatttaaaatcaagttttatattatttttttggcaaattttcctatatcatttatgtttttttattgattgaGCCACTAGTGTTTTTTAGCATTTGTTTGTTGTTTAACTGTAATATTAAAGTTTAAACGAGTTGCTACCAAACATCTGCACATGTACTATACAGCTCAATTTTGTCGAGAATATTACCTTTTGCTAATAACTTTTTTCAAGACAACCTCTGCTAACCTAAAATTCGATCGAATAACACTAAAGTCTCACTGAATTTGAATAGAGAATTAGTATATGATGATAAAACTACTATTAACTTGGCCAAAGAGGATGAATAATTCACTCTTTCTATTGTATGGAAGAATAGTTTTATTGGAAGTAAGTTTGtgttccaagaaaaaaaaactggttCAAAACTGATTTGATAACATGAAAATGTTTTTACTCAAACGAAACTGTTGTATGTTGCAAGTTTATAGTAAAACGAAATATATTTTCCCACGAGAACTATGATATAACATCAGATGTTTTTCGAACTATGGCATCGTTCTAGATATCCTGAAAACAAAGTTTAAGATCTATTTCCCCACAAatcttagttttttagaaaaccAGTAAAAACCATTAAACCTGAAAATCAAACCGGAAAACGGTTCAAACTAAATATTTGATCTAACATAATACTGATTCGTAAACCATCATTTAAAATACCCACTTAAACCGATattaaaccaaatcaaactgaATCACTATGGCCTAAGTCCTCTTCAATGTTTTCTGTCACCGGCAAAATCATTCACATCACCGAGAACTCTCTATGGTGGTCTCTCAGCCTCTAATTCTCAATCTtaatatttgttatttcatTTGGTTCTGGAACAATGATGTGTAATCCAAGCTTACACGGAGTTGTCTACATAACGACAATCAAGAAATTAATGGGAAACTGAGAGATGTGGGAGATATGAGAGACTGATTTAAATCAgattaattaataacttcagAAACACACCAAACATCTATAGCATACTTCTGACCTCTCATTCCCACAACGCCGTATGTAGCTCCTTCCTTAACCGAGTCGCCGTTTACATTGACCATTAAAAGCTTCCCTCTCCATTCAACTATACATCATGTATCTGCCTCGTTATTATTTTCGCtctaaacattattattttcttagagTTTGATTTGCGTTTGTTCACAATAATTACtatatatgttcaaaaatatttaaaatttcatgtTCATATCTGTAACtataaaatttagttaaaacAAATATCTAACTGTTTCGcagataataaaattatgccatcaaaatcattaaatttGCTTTTGATTAACCTGGAATACCcccattaattttattttaaactgagAAAATATACATTTACTAAAAAAGAGAGGAAATCTCAAGTCTCTTCATAGAACAAAAACACCCAAATAAGCAACCAAGAGATATCTTCATGGCCTTTTCGTAAAGGACAAAGTAtcacttataaaaaaaacacactcTGAAGTCATTTTCTTGTTCGATTCACGTTCATATACTCCCCACAAGAAACTGGTATGcaacttcttctcttttttttcttcttcttttcttttaccCAACGTAAAACGGcacacaaaatatcaaaaacaaacaCGAACTCCGAGCGACAAAGCGGTACCCTCTTCAGAACCAAATGTGTATTTTAAGACACACCAGGAGGGCTCTTGTGTCCAATACCTTGACTAGGACCTTGGTGAGTTGGCCTAAACGCATCTTGTTCTATGTTCTTGAAGCGGTTGATCTTGTGGTACCACACAAAATCATCTTTATGCGGCTCAGGTGGTGACCAGGAAACAACAGGTGCATGTCGAGCTGCCGTCGTGGGATCAAAGTGTAGTTGTATCACTAGAAGAATTATAAGAAAACCAGACAAAAGTGTGACTGAACTACCACGATTCACCATCACTGAAACCTTGAGAGCTTTTAAAGCGTATGCTTAGTTAAGGGGTAGCTTTCTTCTCAAGAAAACAAGGGAGAAACGTGTAATTTAAGATGGATTGATCGAAGGGTAGAGGACCTCACAAAACTGTATGGCTCGATGCTCAAGACTAATGTTAGAACATGGACACTTATATAGCTAGTTCTTAAAGTAAGAATGTATTCTTAAAGTAATATCTAcctattataatatttttagtttatggaAATCTGGAATGTTATTTCTTCCGGGTGTATTTAAATTACATATGTTATAACATCTCAAATCCCACTCtatattttacttcaaaatagaaaaaaatagaatgagaAATAGagtgataaacaaaaaataaaagcattactctataaatggagtaatcattttatcttttgttcaTTACTTCATTTTCcaccttattttttttaattttagagtaaaatatagagtggggttggagatgttTTAATACCAACTATGACAACCACAGAAAAAGAAGACGCATGTATTTTGTTAAAAGAGGTGAGTAAAACTGTTTGAATGTTCGTAATAGACTCTAAAATTTCTGTGTATTCACTATGTACTTGGGAACAAGTTTTAAATCTTATGTTATTTTAGATCAAAACACATATGAAGAATTTTCATGCTTACCACTTTGTTGGtatcattattcatgtttacaatcattaaaaaatattttcaaaaatatgttatccattaaaaggaaaaagactcttatatccttattatatatataataaataattatttaaataaatttaaaaattaatttttttatgttttctgaattatactttttcaaatttgaactttttataatttttttgaattttctgatttttttttcaaattttctttttgaaattcgaaaattcattttgaaactattttttatttttattttaaattaagtgtttaattatatatttattaattgccTAAACTCTATATTCCAAAAATCAtacccttaactctaaactgtAAATCTATATTAGTTATCCATAgggttataaatgtatttttctctctttaaaaTAGAGGATAAAAATGGTTAAGATAAACATGAAAGTAATATTATGAACGtgatatttttggtaatttctcAAATATATCCcgtaataatatattatctctgttattaaaaatgatttttgattatttatacatactaaaaatatttatattcttatatttctttattaatttttattttaattgtttaattgttttatctgtttcttaataaatatttcaccACTTATTTTTGCAgtttatgttatgttttattttattttcaaatacaacaactaaagttttaaatttaaaaatgtaaattcaATCTTTGAAAAATAGGAGTAATTTCAATTAAGTTGAATCCTTTGTATAAACACACGGAACATCAATTTGTCCGCCGTATTATACTTTGCACAATTAGTTTTTGGCTTCAAACgtaaaagagaaagagagttcACCCtcgaaaactttcctaaaatggaAAGTTCTATTCTCCTTGATCGCAGCTTTTCCTAGCCATTCGGCAATCAGAAGAAACGCGCAGGCACGGTTGTCCTAATATCTTTTAGCAGCActgttttcataattaatacaccttaatattatttttttgacacCCCtattatatcttatatatataatatatatattcattaagttCATGACTTAGTATACTATCTTCGTTTAAAATTGGACGTCATTTaagattatttcaaaaaaataaaattaaatattcagttttatttttatttgattattaaaattttataggcTAGACCTAACTTCGAGATTTAAAGATGATTCTTTGTCAACAAAAGTAAAAAGAGATTTGAAGATGATTGGCATTTGTAGTATTAAAAATgcgaaaataaataatacaaagGTAGATTTGttataagcatatatatatatattaaaaaacatcATGGAACTTTGAATTCCTGCCAATCAGAACCAAGCCGTCACCATCACTAAGATTAATTCTTTTTCTGTTTAGGAAACCCTTACCTTAAATGGTCTATTCAAGGAACCCCAACATGAAAGCTAgtaatacatacttatattcgATTTCACGGACGTTTTATATTCACGAAAAGATTACTTTTCTTTATTTCGAATCTTGCATAATCAGACCGTGATTATTGTTATCTCCTTTGTAATCaaaccatatatatacataacttTATTTTTCACGATATTGAAAATAAGGTAATAAATTCATAAATGTACTCTTAAGCTAGGGTTctatagtcttttttttttttttgtaattctaCCTGCTTTATGAAGATTCACCTTGAGTAGTCATATGAGATTCATTTCTGACGGTACTCCTTGCgttgaagatctcttgtaagtattttctctaattttCTGCATAATTCGCCTTACTTCTTCCTGTAGAAATTGCGTTGTCTGGAGTTCAAACCCCAAACCTAGGTGTAAAAACCTTTAAACCTTGACCACTATGCCACAGTGCTTCCACCAGGGTTCTCTCCGCCCCTAGTATTTTAGAAGTACTTTCataatgacatgtatcagtgtCAACCTATcaatataaattgaaaaaattgCCTAGACTAACctatgatttataaaaaataactagAGTACCCCATCAAATTTGTTATTATTCACATAacctatttataaattaaataatttaatcatttaATATTCCGAGAACTACCCTTTTAAAACTTGATTTCagattataaatcaaaatactCTTAATCTCCCTCAGTCATTTCTTGATGCCACAAAGATTCAATACGGCAAGGTGAGTGGAATAGCAAATACCATATAACTTCATATCCATTTGCCATCTGATCACAAAACATAAAGATGATAACATATATCATCTCACGTCAGTGCATAACATATACATGCTCAAAAATGAGATATCTAAATCTCCTAAGTCCCAAATTTAAGATGTTGATAAATTCAAGATATTAATGCCTCCACCTCCCCCCACTAATCTCACGTTATATTATCAGCCTTAATGAAAGATTTAAAGCTAATCAAATTGCCTTTCAGACTTTCACCTCATGCTCACTTAATTATAGCTACCGTTTCAGTCTCTTCAAGTTCACAGTTCCTTTGTGTATAAAAAACTCTTCTCCACTACAACTCTTCCACCACAATCTTTCCAAGTTCAAAATGTCGACCTCACTTCTCCTcgtcactctcttcttcttgtccACAACTATCTCTTCATCCACTAGCCCTAACCACTTCACCGTCAAGCTGATCCACCGTGACTCTCCTCATTCCCCACTCTACAACCCACAAACCACCGCCACCGACCGTCTCAACGCCGCTTTCCTCCGCTCCATCTCTCGTTCCCGCCGCTTCAACCACAAATCCCAAACCGATCTCCAGTCCGGTCTAATAGGAGCAGGAGGCGAGTTCTTCATGAGTATCACCATCGGTACTCCACCAACGAACGTCCTCGCGATAGCCGACACAGGGAGTGACCTAACTTGGGTCCAATGCAAACCATGTCAACAATGTTACAAAGAGAACGGTCCAATCTTCGACAAGAACAAGTCATCTACGTACAAGAACGTGCCTTGCGACTCACGTCACTGCAACGCTTTATCTACCAACGAACGTGGATGCGACGAGTCTCAAAACGTATGTAAGTACCGTTACTCGTACGGAGACCAATCGTTCACTAAAGGAGACGTTGCGACAGAGACCATCTCCGTTGGCACAGCTTCAGGGTCCCCCGTCTCTTTCCCCGGAACTGTCTTCGGTTGCGGCTATAACAACGGCGGAACCTTCGACGAGACTGGTTCAGGGATCATCGGTCTCGGTGGTGGTGAGATATCACTAGTTTCACAGCTTGGTTCGT encodes:
- the LOC111203597 gene encoding precursor of CEP4-like produces the protein MVNRGSSVTLLSGFLIILLVIQLHFDPTTAARHAPVVSWSPPEPHKDDFVWYHKINRFKNIEQDAFRPTHQGPSQGIGHKSPPGVS
- the LOC106441811 gene encoding probable aspartic protease At2g35615 — protein: MSTSLLLVTLFFLSTTISSSTSPNHFTVKLIHRDSPHSPLYNPQTTATDRLNAAFLRSISRSRRFNHKSQTDLQSGLIGAGGEFFMSITIGTPPTNVLAIADTGSDLTWVQCKPCQQCYKENGPIFDKNKSSTYKNVPCDSRHCNALSTNERGCDESQNVCKYRYSYGDQSFTKGDVATETISVGTASGSPVSFPGTVFGCGYNNGGTFDETGSGIIGLGGGEISLVSQLGSSISKRFSYCLSHKSSTMNGTSVINLGTNSIPSGTSKDSSVLSTPLVDKEPQTYYYLTLEAISVGKTKIPYTGSYGTSSATTKGNIIIDSGTTLTLLDSGFYDRFGAAVEESVTGAKRVSDPQGLLSHCFKSGNAEIGLPEITMHFTGADVKLSPLNAFVKVSEDMVCMSMIPTNEVAIYGNFAQMDFLVGYDLETRRVSFQRMDCSAGLGL